In a single window of the Xylanimonas protaetiae genome:
- the sufU gene encoding Fe-S cluster assembly sulfur transfer protein SufU, producing the protein MSALEQMYQQVILDHAKHPHGRGLVPAADGLLAGESHQVNPTCGDEVTLRVAVADGVVSSVSWEGQGCSISQASTSVMTDLVTGLPLADVARLDEVFHALMGSRGKGLDSEDDEDLLGDATAFTGTSQYPARIKCALLGWAALKDSLARSGALAS; encoded by the coding sequence ATGAGCGCGCTCGAGCAGATGTACCAGCAGGTGATCCTGGACCACGCGAAGCACCCGCACGGCCGGGGGCTCGTCCCCGCCGCCGACGGGCTGCTGGCGGGGGAGTCGCACCAGGTCAACCCCACGTGCGGGGACGAGGTGACGCTGCGCGTCGCGGTCGCCGACGGCGTCGTGTCCAGCGTCTCGTGGGAAGGGCAGGGCTGCTCGATCTCGCAGGCCTCGACGTCGGTCATGACGGACCTCGTCACGGGCCTTCCGCTCGCGGATGTCGCCCGCCTCGACGAGGTGTTCCACGCGCTCATGGGCTCGCGCGGCAAGGGCCTCGACTCCGAGGACGACGAGGACCTGCTCGGCGACGCCACCGCCTTCACCGGCACCTCGCAGTACCCCGCCCGCATCAAGTGCGCGCTGCTCGGCTGGGCCGCGCTCAAGGACTCGCTCGCGCGCTCGGGCGCGCTGGCCTCATGA
- a CDS encoding metal-sulfur cluster assembly factor yields the protein MSEYVPTPGATTVADVEEALRDVIDPELGINVVDLGLVYGIQLDQNNHATIDMTLTSAACPLTDVIEDQSAQALEGLVADFRVNWVWMPPWGPEKITDEGREQLRMLGFNV from the coding sequence ATGTCTGAGTACGTGCCGACGCCGGGCGCGACCACCGTCGCCGACGTCGAGGAGGCGCTGCGCGACGTCATCGACCCCGAGCTCGGGATCAACGTCGTCGACCTCGGGCTCGTCTACGGGATCCAGCTCGACCAGAACAACCACGCCACCATCGACATGACGCTGACGTCGGCGGCGTGCCCGCTGACGGACGTCATCGAGGACCAGTCGGCTCAGGCGCTGGAGGGGCTCGTGGCCGACTTCCGGGTCAACTGGGTGTGGATGCCGCCGTGGGGGCCCGAGAAGATCACGGACGAGGGGCGCGAGCAACTGCGGATGCTGGGGTTCAACGTCTAG
- a CDS encoding site-specific integrase, giving the protein MARKPLRKRRFGELEPRKSPDGGEITGYRARYTGPDLKRHARVFVDKMAAETWLNAERMLIDRSEWIPPRERDRQARIAKQRAITFGEWARRSVAGKRLRPSTVYRYERALELRVLPVLGDVPLSDLTRLDITDWYTGLVTDLAAEAKKAGRKGDGRGAAFSAYQVVSSILNDAVDHELIEVSPAKVKRALQYDAMHEPVVLTAEQMWQLHELMPDYLAAMVPLAATTGLRNGELRALQRRHLDLRDPLRAVVMVRGSAKNEKVSGRYNAIGETKTKASVRDVAIPSFVVPILEEHLREDVQGGPDALVFTARRGGIMHASVLERNWAVARAKVGLGDMHIHDLRHTALTWAARSGATLAELMAIAGHKNPTIALRYQHIGGAERRHAIAERIGAMATDELAARRALKTKESEAASGD; this is encoded by the coding sequence ATGGCCCGCAAACCCCTACGAAAGCGACGTTTCGGCGAACTTGAGCCGCGCAAGAGCCCCGACGGCGGTGAGATCACCGGCTACCGCGCGCGGTACACCGGCCCGGACCTGAAGCGTCACGCGCGCGTCTTCGTCGACAAGATGGCCGCCGAGACGTGGCTCAACGCGGAGCGGATGCTGATCGACCGCTCCGAGTGGATCCCGCCGCGGGAGCGTGACCGGCAGGCACGGATCGCGAAGCAGCGGGCGATCACGTTCGGCGAGTGGGCGCGACGCTCCGTCGCCGGCAAGCGGCTGCGCCCCTCGACGGTCTACCGGTACGAGCGGGCGCTCGAGCTGCGGGTCCTGCCCGTGCTCGGAGACGTGCCGCTCTCGGACCTGACCCGGCTCGACATCACGGACTGGTACACCGGCCTGGTGACCGACCTGGCGGCGGAGGCGAAGAAGGCCGGGCGCAAGGGCGACGGACGCGGGGCGGCGTTCAGCGCCTACCAGGTGGTCTCCTCGATCCTCAACGACGCCGTCGACCACGAGCTGATCGAGGTCTCGCCCGCGAAGGTCAAGCGGGCGCTGCAGTACGACGCGATGCACGAGCCCGTCGTGCTGACGGCGGAGCAGATGTGGCAGCTCCACGAGCTCATGCCCGACTACCTCGCGGCGATGGTGCCGCTCGCCGCCACCACCGGGCTGCGCAACGGTGAGCTGCGTGCACTGCAGCGTCGCCACCTCGACCTGCGCGACCCGCTGCGCGCCGTCGTCATGGTGCGCGGCTCGGCCAAGAACGAGAAGGTGAGCGGCCGCTACAACGCCATCGGCGAGACGAAGACCAAGGCGTCCGTGCGCGACGTCGCGATCCCGTCGTTCGTGGTGCCGATCCTTGAGGAGCACCTCCGCGAGGATGTGCAGGGCGGACCGGATGCGCTGGTCTTCACCGCGCGGCGCGGCGGGATCATGCACGCGTCCGTGCTGGAGCGGAACTGGGCGGTCGCCCGGGCGAAGGTCGGGCTCGGGGACATGCACATCCACGACCTGCGGCACACCGCGCTGACTTGGGCCGCGCGCTCGGGGGCGACGCTCGCGGAGCTCATGGCGATCGCCGGCCACAAGAACCCGACGATCGCGCTGCGCTACCAGCACATCGGCGGTGCGGAACGACGTCATGCGATCGCCGAACGGATCGGCGCGATGGCGACCGACGAGCTCGCGGCCCGGCGGGCGCTGAAGACCAAGGAGAGCGAGGCCGCTTCGGGCGACTGA
- a CDS encoding helix-turn-helix domain-containing protein, producing MVTKAARRVPPSGRLESLQEAAAELGVSVKTMRRRIADGTLHAYRVGRLIRVDVDELRRDMLVVIGSAR from the coding sequence ATGGTCACGAAGGCGGCGCGGCGGGTTCCGCCGAGCGGGAGGCTCGAGTCGCTGCAGGAGGCTGCAGCCGAGCTTGGTGTGAGCGTCAAGACGATGCGGCGGCGCATCGCCGACGGGACGCTCCACGCGTACCGCGTGGGGCGGCTCATCCGGGTCGACGTCGACGAGCTGCGCAGGGACATGCTCGTGGTGATCGGGTCGGCGCGCTGA
- a CDS encoding type II toxin-antitoxin system prevent-host-death family antitoxin, whose amino-acid sequence MPLRKKLRRTLRMKVDTRDIRSASHVGRNSGAITDEVEAGRTIVVVKNNRPVGVVAPVSVMEQIDALDEREEDLRLLAMALVRMAAAPDPVLHDWDDVAAELGIDLTDLGDADDEAEA is encoded by the coding sequence GTGCCCCTGCGCAAGAAACTGCGTAGAACTCTGCGTATGAAGGTGGACACCAGGGACATCCGCTCGGCGAGCCACGTGGGCCGCAACTCTGGTGCGATCACGGATGAGGTCGAGGCGGGGCGCACCATCGTCGTCGTCAAGAACAACCGTCCCGTCGGCGTGGTCGCGCCGGTCTCCGTCATGGAGCAGATCGATGCGCTCGATGAGCGCGAGGAAGACCTGCGGCTGCTCGCGATGGCTCTCGTGCGGATGGCTGCGGCCCCGGATCCCGTGCTGCATGACTGGGACGACGTCGCCGCCGAGCTCGGCATCGACCTGACCGACCTCGGTGACGCAGACGACGAGGCCGAGGCGTGA
- a CDS encoding type II toxin-antitoxin system RelE family toxin, which produces MTAARILLLDEAKEDLRDLNGTARRIIAKGIEKLRTEPAQRGAPVGSRSAGNSTGLRRLVVGNREFRIVYDVRDDGTIVVVWVIERRVDDEVYRLAVSRLETYRADPQKSVILRQMLDTAWGR; this is translated from the coding sequence GTGACCGCAGCGCGCATCCTGCTGCTGGACGAGGCGAAGGAAGACCTCCGCGACCTCAACGGAACGGCCCGGCGGATCATCGCGAAGGGGATCGAGAAGCTGCGCACCGAGCCGGCGCAACGCGGTGCGCCGGTCGGGTCGCGCAGCGCAGGAAACTCGACCGGGCTGCGCAGGTTGGTTGTGGGGAACCGTGAGTTCCGGATCGTCTACGACGTGCGCGACGACGGCACGATCGTCGTCGTCTGGGTCATCGAGCGGCGTGTCGACGACGAGGTCTACCGGCTGGCGGTGTCGCGGCTGGAGACGTACCGGGCGGACCCGCAGAAGTCCGTGATCCTTCGGCAGATGCTCGACACCGCGTGGGGTCGATGA
- a CDS encoding phosphoribosyltransferase family protein, with the protein MPSPSASLPGSTPPDVATYSRFKHGDGATARLYGESLAALALARVRRLGLLPVVVTGSGFDVVPPAAHSLVAPFTETLRAKLGPDTPVTAAKIVRTRPSESDYAAMDATARRTAISGALDVSALADTVRGAHVIALDDVIVTGLHEHAADQALRDAGAAAVDHLYVVDAHCQRHTPWVESELNQVAVRTVEDVLALAARTDFVPNSRVARLVFALSQAELVAVAATAPESFLIWLTDVAATDPLAAPPRYADGVLVLRELRSALLSLPR; encoded by the coding sequence GTGCCCTCCCCATCGGCCTCCTTACCCGGCTCCACGCCCCCAGACGTCGCGACCTACAGCCGCTTCAAGCACGGTGACGGGGCGACCGCTCGCCTGTACGGCGAGAGCCTGGCCGCGCTGGCGCTGGCCCGAGTCCGCCGGCTGGGGCTCCTGCCCGTCGTCGTGACCGGCTCGGGCTTCGACGTCGTCCCTCCCGCGGCGCACTCACTCGTCGCGCCGTTCACGGAGACGCTGCGAGCAAAGCTCGGCCCCGACACGCCTGTCACTGCCGCGAAGATTGTCCGCACCCGGCCCTCCGAGAGCGACTACGCGGCGATGGATGCCACCGCCCGGCGCACCGCGATCTCTGGGGCACTCGACGTGAGCGCGCTCGCGGACACGGTCCGGGGCGCGCACGTGATCGCGCTCGACGACGTCATCGTCACAGGCCTGCACGAACACGCGGCGGACCAGGCGCTCCGCGATGCCGGAGCGGCAGCCGTGGACCACCTCTACGTCGTCGACGCGCACTGCCAGCGGCACACCCCGTGGGTCGAGTCCGAGCTCAACCAGGTCGCAGTCCGCACGGTCGAGGACGTCCTCGCGCTGGCCGCGCGGACCGACTTCGTCCCGAACTCACGGGTCGCGCGGCTGGTGTTCGCGCTGTCCCAGGCGGAGCTGGTCGCGGTGGCGGCAACCGCGCCCGAGTCGTTCCTCATCTGGCTGACCGACGTCGCGGCTACCGACCCACTCGCGGCCCCGCCCCGCTACGCCGACGGCGTCCTGGTACTGCGGGAGCTGCGGTCCGCGCTCCTCTCGCTGCCGCGCTGA
- a CDS encoding phosphoribosyltransferase family protein translates to MTAPAVVPPILVTSHVLSDPADLAPPSGLDTTTYSLMKHGDLTAVRAMAGPLAERLVREVPELVEHPAVPVFPVAYKAVRPACWFLADAVLTIVTAARAERGLAPGRIVRIAKDSVTVTDYASSSATAREEEMRHIGFQLEEDVDGAQVVLIDDVRVTGLAERAALNTLAAATPLRTVLAYVAVIEGDLASDPSIEARLNHAFVESVAAMAPAARAGDFALTIRFLKRLLRAPAPERATFLATCPPPLLEAIVDGADATGADFSSRFSAELDEIRGLLAVTA, encoded by the coding sequence ATGACCGCCCCCGCTGTGGTGCCGCCGATCCTGGTCACGTCCCACGTCCTGAGCGATCCCGCCGACCTGGCCCCGCCGAGCGGGCTCGACACGACGACCTACTCGCTCATGAAGCACGGCGACCTCACCGCGGTGCGGGCAATGGCGGGCCCGCTCGCCGAGCGGCTCGTCCGCGAGGTTCCCGAGCTCGTCGAGCACCCGGCAGTTCCGGTGTTCCCCGTCGCCTACAAGGCGGTCCGGCCGGCGTGCTGGTTCCTCGCTGACGCCGTCCTGACGATCGTCACCGCCGCGCGCGCCGAGCGCGGGCTCGCCCCTGGCCGCATCGTCCGCATTGCCAAGGACTCGGTCACGGTCACCGACTACGCCTCGTCGTCCGCAACCGCACGAGAGGAGGAGATGCGCCACATCGGGTTCCAGCTCGAAGAAGACGTCGACGGCGCCCAGGTGGTCCTGATCGACGACGTCCGGGTCACCGGCCTCGCGGAACGCGCAGCGCTCAACACGCTCGCTGCGGCAACACCGCTGCGGACCGTGCTCGCGTACGTCGCCGTCATCGAGGGCGACCTCGCCTCCGACCCGAGCATCGAGGCGCGGCTCAACCATGCGTTCGTCGAGTCCGTCGCGGCGATGGCCCCTGCCGCACGCGCCGGCGACTTCGCGCTCACGATCCGGTTCCTCAAGCGGCTCCTGCGGGCCCCCGCCCCGGAGCGCGCAACATTCCTCGCCACCTGCCCGCCACCGCTACTCGAGGCGATCGTCGACGGGGCGGACGCGACCGGTGCCGACTTCAGCTCTCGGTTCAGCGCCGAGCTCGACGAGATCCGCGGTCTGCTGGCGGTGACGGCGTGA
- a CDS encoding HAD family hydrolase codes for MILRAASFDIWLTLLRSNPEFKAARNRMLHHQTAPDVAPEAFAHALRAADVQADRLSERTGVDQDLGDRLHAALRLLGKNDTLGADDVATLRAGQHALAVELPPVALGADLAEHLTALAAHVPLAITSNTGMIPGATMRVVLESAGLLAPFAVHTFSDEVGAAKPDPRIFGATLDGLRDVVPGLRPCEVVHLGDNPVADVTGAVDAGMAAMLVDAERPATAVVAELLTALAATGTEGDHFVAVAGRQR; via the coding sequence ATGATCCTCCGCGCTGCAAGCTTCGACATCTGGCTGACGTTGCTCAGGAGCAACCCTGAGTTCAAGGCGGCCCGGAACCGGATGCTGCACCACCAGACCGCCCCCGACGTCGCGCCGGAAGCGTTCGCCCACGCGCTGCGGGCCGCGGACGTGCAGGCCGACCGCCTCTCCGAGCGCACCGGCGTCGACCAGGACCTCGGGGACCGCCTGCACGCCGCGCTACGGCTCCTCGGCAAGAACGACACACTCGGGGCCGACGACGTCGCCACCCTGCGCGCGGGGCAACACGCGCTCGCCGTGGAGCTGCCGCCGGTCGCGCTAGGCGCAGACCTTGCCGAGCACCTCACGGCTCTCGCGGCGCACGTGCCGCTAGCGATCACCAGCAATACCGGGATGATCCCAGGGGCGACCATGCGCGTCGTGCTGGAGTCTGCCGGCCTGCTGGCCCCCTTCGCGGTCCACACCTTCTCCGACGAGGTCGGCGCCGCCAAGCCCGACCCGCGCATCTTCGGCGCAACGCTCGACGGGCTGCGCGACGTCGTGCCCGGACTGCGTCCTTGTGAGGTCGTCCACCTGGGCGACAACCCGGTCGCTGACGTGACCGGCGCCGTCGACGCCGGGATGGCTGCCATGCTCGTCGACGCCGAGCGCCCGGCGACGGCAGTGGTCGCCGAGCTGCTTACGGCACTCGCGGCGACCGGCACCGAGGGGGACCACTTCGTCGCGGTGGCAGGGCGGCAGCGATGA
- a CDS encoding TerD family protein produces MAITLAKGQTINLAKPTTGAGLTKVRMGLGWDTKTVEKRSLFGGTRLVQKAIDLDASALLVGGGQVREIVYFGQLRSKDASIQHTGDNLTGAGDGDDESITVDLTRVSSWVEHIVFTVNSYSGQPFTDIDNAFVRVVDSTDRDSELGRFTLTGSGLHTALVMARVSRTPAGWTFTAIGTPGQGRTANQLIPLALQSL; encoded by the coding sequence ATGGCAATCACGCTGGCCAAGGGCCAGACCATCAACCTGGCCAAGCCCACCACCGGTGCGGGTCTCACGAAGGTCCGTATGGGCCTGGGCTGGGACACCAAGACCGTCGAGAAGCGGTCACTGTTCGGCGGCACCCGATTGGTGCAGAAGGCGATCGATCTCGACGCCTCCGCGCTGCTCGTGGGTGGCGGGCAGGTACGTGAGATCGTCTACTTCGGTCAACTTCGCTCGAAGGACGCGTCGATCCAGCACACCGGCGACAACCTCACCGGGGCGGGCGACGGCGACGACGAGTCGATCACCGTCGACCTGACCCGGGTCTCGTCGTGGGTCGAGCACATCGTGTTCACGGTGAACTCGTACAGCGGCCAGCCGTTCACGGACATCGACAACGCATTCGTACGTGTCGTCGACTCCACCGACCGCGACTCCGAGCTCGGCCGGTTCACGCTCACCGGCTCCGGACTGCACACGGCGCTCGTCATGGCGCGTGTCTCGCGCACGCCTGCAGGGTGGACGTTCACGGCGATCGGTACCCCGGGCCAGGGCCGGACCGCGAACCAGCTCATCCCGCTAGCGCTGCAGTCGCTCTGA
- a CDS encoding DUF475 domain-containing protein, translating into MDTLRHFKWDLVVLLAALVVAFVYQGWGAVWLAAILIVVEIVFSFDNAAVNAKYLARMNAFWQRIFLTVGVLVAVFGMRLIFPFVIVCVTGQISPAEAVRLAVEKGNPHEPGTYGYLLEQAHPSIAAFGGMFLLMLFLDFLFDTERESTWLSWLEKPLQRVGKVDQLSAVVAGAGLLLAAQFLVGPEERATVLFAGLLGIVVYIAVNGLAAVMEDQEAAKAERFEQSAPAGSQVLLAGKAAFSLFMFLEVLDATFSFDGVIGAFAITPDPIIIALGLGVGALFVRSMTVYLVRKGTLAEYRYLEHGAHWAIGMLAVLLVLTLSFDIPDVVIGLVGLVFIAAAWVSSVVANRNELDALDELDDLLTGIAEPVDASK; encoded by the coding sequence ATGGACACCCTTCGCCACTTCAAGTGGGACCTCGTCGTCCTTCTTGCCGCGCTCGTCGTCGCCTTCGTCTACCAGGGCTGGGGCGCCGTCTGGCTAGCCGCGATCCTCATCGTCGTCGAGATCGTGTTCTCGTTCGACAACGCCGCCGTCAACGCCAAGTACCTCGCGCGCATGAACGCGTTCTGGCAGCGCATCTTTCTGACCGTGGGCGTGCTCGTCGCCGTCTTCGGCATGCGCCTGATCTTCCCCTTCGTCATCGTCTGCGTGACGGGTCAGATCAGCCCTGCCGAAGCCGTGCGCCTCGCCGTCGAGAAGGGCAACCCGCACGAGCCCGGGACGTACGGTTACCTGCTGGAGCAGGCGCACCCGAGCATCGCCGCCTTCGGTGGGATGTTCCTGTTGATGCTGTTCCTGGACTTCCTCTTCGACACTGAGCGTGAGTCGACCTGGCTGTCCTGGCTTGAGAAGCCGCTGCAACGTGTCGGCAAGGTGGACCAGCTGTCCGCCGTCGTCGCCGGCGCCGGCCTGTTGCTCGCTGCGCAGTTCCTCGTGGGTCCCGAGGAGAGGGCCACGGTGCTGTTCGCCGGGCTGTTGGGCATCGTCGTGTACATCGCGGTCAACGGGTTGGCGGCCGTGATGGAGGACCAGGAGGCGGCGAAGGCCGAGAGGTTCGAGCAGTCGGCGCCGGCGGGCTCGCAGGTCCTGCTCGCAGGCAAGGCGGCATTCTCGCTGTTTATGTTCCTCGAGGTTCTCGACGCGACGTTCTCGTTTGACGGCGTCATCGGCGCGTTTGCCATCACCCCGGACCCGATCATCATCGCGCTGGGCCTCGGCGTCGGTGCCCTGTTCGTGCGGTCCATGACGGTGTACCTGGTCCGCAAGGGCACGCTCGCGGAGTACCGCTACCTCGAGCACGGCGCCCACTGGGCCATCGGCATGCTGGCCGTGCTGCTGGTGCTGACCCTCTCGTTCGACATCCCCGACGTCGTGATCGGGCTCGTCGGCCTCGTGTTTATCGCGGCGGCCTGGGTCTCGTCCGTCGTCGCGAACAGGAACGAGCTCGACGCGCTGGACGAGTTGGACGACCTGCTGACCGGCATCGCTGAGCCAGTCGACGCCTCCAAGTAA
- a CDS encoding TerD family protein has protein sequence MTINLSKGGNISLAKVSPGLRRAAVGLGWNPRTTDGAAFDLDASAIVVDGDGKALSDSHFVFYNNPGDPSGAVKHLGDNRTGDGEGDDESLTVDLTALPEQAQRVVFLASIDQADVRRQTFGQVSAAYIRVYDAEHPDDAEAQARFDLGEDASTETALIFGELYRHNGEWKFRAIGQGYTTGLAGVLSDFGLLAG, from the coding sequence ATGACCATCAACCTCAGCAAGGGCGGGAACATCTCGCTCGCCAAGGTCTCCCCAGGGCTGCGCCGCGCCGCCGTCGGGCTGGGCTGGAACCCGCGCACCACGGACGGAGCCGCCTTCGACCTGGACGCCTCGGCGATCGTCGTCGACGGCGACGGCAAGGCGCTGTCCGATTCGCACTTCGTCTTCTACAACAACCCCGGTGATCCGAGCGGCGCCGTCAAGCACCTGGGTGACAACCGCACCGGTGACGGCGAAGGCGACGACGAGTCGCTCACCGTCGACCTGACGGCCCTTCCCGAGCAGGCCCAGCGGGTCGTCTTTCTGGCGAGCATCGACCAGGCCGACGTCCGCAGGCAGACGTTCGGCCAGGTCTCGGCCGCGTACATCCGGGTCTACGACGCCGAGCACCCCGATGACGCCGAGGCGCAGGCTCGTTTCGACCTGGGCGAGGACGCGTCGACCGAGACCGCCCTCATCTTCGGTGAGCTGTACCGGCACAACGGCGAGTGGAAGTTCCGGGCCATCGGCCAGGGCTACACCACCGGGCTCGCGGGCGTGCTGTCCGACTTCGGCCTCCTCGCCGGCTGA
- a CDS encoding TerD family protein, producing the protein MDSGSDLHFVFYNNLEDPSGAVVHQGDNLTGVGDGDDETINVDLSGVEPQVERIVFVVSIHDAIARRQNFGQVSDSFIRVYDGDDPWNEAKVVRFDLGEDASTETALVFGELYRHNGEWKFRAIGQGYTTGLAGVIADYGLNAS; encoded by the coding sequence GTGGATTCAGGCTCAGACCTGCACTTCGTCTTCTACAACAACCTCGAGGACCCCAGCGGTGCCGTCGTGCACCAGGGCGACAACCTGACCGGCGTCGGCGACGGGGACGACGAGACGATCAACGTCGACCTCAGCGGTGTCGAGCCGCAGGTCGAGCGGATCGTCTTCGTGGTCAGCATCCACGACGCGATCGCCCGCAGACAGAACTTCGGCCAGGTCTCCGACTCGTTCATCCGGGTCTACGACGGCGACGACCCGTGGAACGAGGCCAAGGTCGTCCGCTTCGATCTTGGCGAGGACGCGTCCACCGAGACTGCCCTCGTCTTCGGCGAGCTGTACCGGCACAACGGCGAGTGGAAGTTCCGCGCGATCGGCCAGGGCTACACGACCGGCCTCGCCGGTGTCATCGCCGACTACGGCCTCAACGCGAGCTGA